Proteins encoded together in one Penicillium digitatum chromosome 1, complete sequence window:
- a CDS encoding Peptidase M24, structural domain, with product MAHKNLKTEEMERASQLLSAQDKAVALFEEIERDLIRPGITEKTLNAEIYQLGLDRYGIKTHWHKRVIRSGPNTLSPFNDNPPDRVIQPDDILVVDLGPVFEAWEADFGRTFVLGDDPNKKKLRDALEPIWNTVKAKYCENPDMSGDELYNISCQVAKQEGWDFGADIAGHLVGSFPHERIPRDKISLYIAKGNNDSMGLSGRDGFKRHWILEIHLHDRERGFGGFYEQLLTVD from the coding sequence ATGGCGCACAAGAATCTGAAAACAGAAGAAATGGAAAGAGCATCCCAGCTTCTAAGCGCACAAGACAAGGCCGTCGCTCTCTTCGAGGAGATCGAACGCGATTTGATCCGACCAGGAATCACCGAAAAGACCCTCAATGCAGAAATCTACCAGCTAGGACTCGATCGCTATGGTATCAAGACCCACTGGCACAAGCGAGTCATCCGCAGTGGACCAAACACCTTGAGCCCGTTCAACGATAACCCTCCGGATCGTGTCATTCAACCGGATGATATCCTAGTTGTTGACCTGGGCCCGGTCTTTGAAGCCTGGGAAGCTGACTTTGGGCGCACTTTCGTTCTGGGAGATGATCCTAATAAGAAGAAGCTGCGGGATGCCCTTGAGCCCATCTGGAATACAGTCAAGGCAAAATATTGCGAGAACCCAGATATGTCAGGCGATGAGCTATACAATATATCCTGCCAGGTTGCGAAACAAGAGGGCTGGGATTTTGGTGCGGATATTGCCGGCCATCTCGTTGGCTCGTTCCCTCACGAACGCATTCCGCGGGATAAAATCTCCCTCTACATCGCCAAGGGCAATAATGACTCAATGGGCCTGTCGGGCCGTGATGGTTTCAAGCGTCACTGGATTTTGGAAATTCACCTTCATGATCGGGAACGCGGGTTTGGTGGTTTCTATGAGCAACTCTTGACGGTCGATTAG
- a CDS encoding tRNA dihydrouridine synthase, putative, with amino-acid sequence MEPETTNVQAQEASNAAPIIEVPKRDTANGSGAADMEEPPAKKARLDEPSKPAQVDMRDRGIAPIKAEYRIQITPKPRPAEETSPDDAAEAAPHDDRDGGKKDKGKMKKKKGQNTNRTYGTSKDAKGLCSTRMFANEFAAGECQFGEKCRFEHDLRVYLKDHKREDLATLNNICPVYEALGKCSSGWRCRMVGSHSTERETEEGKKELILLEDAERMEKARPRVANATPDGIVNIISNEDKMALMRKREDTPRADAYTTWATQVSAELEKAIHQRSTIREKGELVEPSEQANIDLQENRAQFLEPPFMPSEKRRIYFGPETPVLAPLTTQGNMPFRRLCGDLGAQFTYSEMAMSMPLIQGSKSEWTLLKAHESEMAPPTVIPGDNIVQGYDNSKDFKFGAQIAANKPWQALKATEVLSKFTPNLRVIDLNCGCPIELVFRDGAGSALLDHHSKLEKMIRGMNTVSQEIPITVKIRMGTKDNQPTAQKLVERMVLGGYESSVLGLGPPGAAAITLHGRSRQQRYTRQADWGYISECAALIKRLNKKQDALSDTIREPDARYMPNGGKTYFIGNGDCYSHTDYDDHVNNAGVDSVMVARGALIKPWIFEEIQTGQYLDKSATERLAYIEKFAKYGLQAWGSDEHGVGTTRRFLLEWLSFTYRYVPIGLLEYLPPNIQDRPPAWRGRNELETLMGSGNYKDWIKITEMFLGPAPDTFKFEPKHKSNSYEAEG; translated from the exons ATGGAGCCAGAAACTACAAATGTTCAAGCCCAAGAGGCCAGCAATGCTGCGCCTATCATAGAGGTTCCGAAGCGCGACACCGCAAATGGTTCTGGCGCGGCGGATATGGAAGAGCCTCCAGCCAAAAAGGCACGATTGGATGAACCATCTAAACCCGCCCAGGTAGATATGCGCGACAGGGGAATTGCGCCCATTAAAGCAGA GTATCGCATTCAAATTACACCGAAGCCTCGCCCTGCAGAGGAGACTAGCCCCGACGATGCTGCTGAGGCGGCTCCTCACGATGACCGTGATGGtggcaagaaggataagggaaagatgaagaagaagaagggccaGAATACCAATCGCACTTACGGCACCTCGAAAGATGCGAAGGGCCTTTGCAGCACGAGAATGTTTGCCAATGAGTTTGCCGCCGGGGAGTGCCAATTTGGCGAGAAATGCCGATTTGAGCACGATTTGCGTGTTTATCTGAAAGACCACAAGCGCGAGGATCTAGCAACCCTGAATAACATTTGCCCCGTCTACGAAGCGCTAGGAAAATGCTCTTCCGGTTGGAGATGTCGTATGGTTGGTTCGCACTCAACTGAAAGAGAAACCGAAGAAGGCAAGAAGGAGTTGATACTGCTCGAGGACGCAGAACGCATGGAGAAAGCTCGGCCTCGTGTGGCAAATGCGACACCCGATGGAATTGTCAACATCATTTCCAACGAAGACAAAATGGCGCTTATGAGAAAGCGCGAGGACACCCCACGTGCTGATGCCTACACTACCTGGGCTACCCAAGTGTCTGCTGAATTGGAGAAGGCGATCCACCAGCGATCCACCATCCGCGAGAAAGGCGAGCTTGTTGAACCGAGCGAACAAGCGAATATCGACCTGCAAGAGAACCGTGCTCAATTCCTTGAGCCTCCATTCATGCCGTCAGAGAAGCGTCGCATTTATTTTGGGCCGGAGACACCCGTTCTCGCACCCCTCACGACCCAAGGCAACATGCCATTCCGAAGACTGTGTGGAGATCTGGGCGCACAGTTCACATACTCAGAGATGGCTATGAGTATGCCCTTGATCCAAGGTTCAAAGTCAGAATGGACACTGTTGAAAGCGCACGAGTCGGAAATGGCACCGCCAACCGTCATCCCAGGTGACAACATTGTCCAGGGATATGATAACTCCAAGGACTTCAAGTTCGGTGCACAAATAGCTGCTAACAAGCCATGGCAAGCTCTCAAGGCCACTGAGGTATTGTCGAAGTTTACACCTAATCTGCGCGTTATTGACTTAAACTGCGGTTGTCCCATTGAGCTTGTATTCCGTGATGGAGCTGGCTCAGCTCTTCTTGACCATCACTCTAAGCTGGAGAAGATGATTCGCGGTATGAACACTGTTTCGCAGGAGATTCCGATTACCGTCAAGATCCGCATGGGAACCAAGGACAACCAGCCTACCGCGCAGAAGCTGGTTGAGCGTATGGTTCTCGGTGGATACGAGTCTAGTGTTCTGGGCCTCGGCCCCCCCGGTGCCGCAGCCATTACCCTGCATGGCCGTAGTAGACAGCAGCGCTACACGCGACAGGCAGACTGGGGATACATCTCGGAATGTGCAGCGCTCATCAAGCGCTTGAACAAGAAGCAGGATGCACTCAGTGACACTATCCGTGAACCAGATGCCCGTTACATGCCCAATGGTGGCAAGACCTATTTCATTGGAAATGGCGACTGTTACTCACATACCGACTATGACGACCACGTCAACAATGCCGGGGTGGACTCGGTGATGGTCGCTCGTGGAGCTTTGATCAAGCCATGGATCTTCGAGGAAATCCAGACCGGCCAGTATTTGGACAAGTCCGCGACTGAGCGTCTGGCCTATATTGAGAAGTTTGCCAAGTACGGTCTCCAAGCCTGGGGCTCTGATGAGCACGGCGTTGGAACAACCCGTCGCTTCCTGCTAGAATGGTTGAGCTTTACCTATCGCTATGTCCCAATCGGACTGTTAGAGTACCTCCCTCCCAACATTCAGGACAGGCCTCCTGCTTGGCGTGGCCGGAATGAGTTGGAGACGCTTATGGGTAGTGGCAACTACAAAGACTGGATCAAGATCAC TGAAATGTTCCTGGGTCCTGCACCCGACACCTTCAAGTTCGAGCCCAAACACAAGTCGAATTCCTACGAGGCTGAGGGCTAA
- a CDS encoding Serine/threonine protein kinase (Kin4), putative: MSTFRQQAVPLPAHASAVSTSTSPPAQKNARAPYPDMLGSPPVPPPRTSSTAHSRRSPNGTSIDKTGSSHQGKSRSDRKDSRDRTRDDRNGRSRRHQPEETSRETQQSRAALSIANPTESEMDSRHGRGDFAKEPSVEDNSVLGNDHVVYQERKQVRSAGTENTSSSGFGAASADIAEEARGPRSRHDYSNGNVVKRKETTFGSYILGQTLGEGEFGKVKLGWKRDGSIQVAIKLIRRDTLGTNPSRLPKIYREIAILRELAHPNIVRLHEMVETDRHIGIIMEYASGGELFDYILNNRYLKDNSARRLFAQLVSGVGYLHKKGIVHRDLKLENLLLDRNRNIIITDFGFANTFDPVDPLDEEIEYNLTNKEYVKRKRLDKIGTNGLRRGDLMQTSCGSPCYAAPELVVSDSLYTGRKVDVWSCGVILYAMLAGYLPFDDDPANPDGDNINLLYKYIVSTPLTFPEYVTPHARDLLRRILVPDPRKRADLFEVARHSWLSEFSNIVSHITSSTTDVVDIANTTIPSETQKDAPPLVRSASVREPPKTHQNNAPAVGGLNHHAGDVSQDPPSEKSRTPRDAKRRTVQVEYVPPLSQTTRGEPPVEPSTSRSRAPAPTQAQIAASVQQLTEPAQQHADASALNFNKSLPGYFPRSTSDNATLSGSHTTAMSQGPRPATGASMSSLGNTGRLPSRGSYGQPVAPTVTATNTEGRLAQPKSKQFALAQDPTQASSTSIGRPSTQIQQLPSTFNVTPRQEPPKGHKRSNTVSSLGEKLFGRSGSLLGGRSQSNATRTKQDKRYPPVSMKEPQLKDNSRMSMDSRRSVHYPHNRKTSENGAENRPRRFSLLPQSFSFRGFSNARAQTPEETSQVPRSVDPRSPQRPATDPSGPAQGRSRATSYGTQDAMGIVDEGPGDDVHTEPEPLSYEAQIDRQFADLGSQFDHQSGSFGVPSAEQVYQNPADHSGHQNQLSKSNYYDDYNGPYENVPKQSMQVGRLGRGPGVLHKTHRKFADAYENERDGSHHSGSSGAARKVMDFFRRRAKSRIGDDR; this comes from the exons ATGAGCACTTTTCGTCAGCAGGCCGTGCCACTTCCCGCTCATGCCTCGGCAGTATCGACTAGCACGTCACCTCCCGCCCAGAAGAATGCGCGCGCACCCTATCCCGACATGCTAGGCTCGCCGCCGGTCCCTCCCCCGAGGACCTCCTCAACTGCCCACAGTCGCCGCAGTCCAAATGGAACCTCTATAGATAAAACCGGCAGCTCCCACCAAGGCAAGAGCAGGTCTGATCGAAAAGACTCCCGTGATCGCACGCGTGATGACCGAAATGGCAGATCACGGAGGCACCAGCCTGAGGAAACGTCTCGCGAAACACAACAATCAAGGGCGGCACTATCAATTGCAAACCCCACCGAGTCTGAAATGGATAGTCGTCATGGCCGTGGAGACTTTGCCAAAGAACCAAGCGTGGAAGACAATTCTGTGCTGGGCAATGACCACGTTGTGTACCAAGAGCGAAAACAAGTGCGATCAGCCGGCACAGAGAATACCTCTTCATCTGGATTCGGTGCCGCTAGCGCCGACATCGCGGAGGAGGCTCGTGGGCCTCGAAGTCGCCACGATTACAGTAATGGAAACGTTGTCAAGCGCAAGGAAACCACATTTGGCTCGTACATTCTCGGACAAACCCTCGGCGAGGGTGAGTTCGGAAAAGTCAAGCTAGGATGGAAGCGCGACGGCAGCATCCAGGTGGCAATCAAGCTCATCCGGAGAGACACTCTGGGGACAAACCCTAGCCGACTACCGAAAATCTACCGTGAAATCGCTATCCTACGTGAGCTGGCACACCCCAACATTGTGCGCCTCCACGAAATGGTGGAAACCGACCGCCATATTGGCATCATCATGGAATATGCTTCTGGAGGTGAACTATTCGATTACATCTTGAATAATCGATATCTCAAGGACAATTCTGCACGCCGACTTTTTGCTCAGCTGGTTTCCGGGGTTGGTTATCTGCATAAGAAGGGTATTGTGCACCGTGATCTCAAGCTGGAGAACTTGCTACTCGATCGGAATCGCAACATCATCATTACTGACTTCGGATTCGCCAACACCTTCGATCCGGTCGATCCTCTAGACGAGGAAATCGAGTACAACTTAACCAACAAGGAATACGTGAAACGGAAGCGGCTAGACAAGATTGGTACAAATGGGCTAAGGCGAGGTGATCTGATGCAGACCAGCTGTGGCAGTCCCTGCTATGCAGCCCCCGAGCTTGTCGTGAGTGATTCTCTATACACAGGCCGGAAAGTGGATGTCTGGAGTTGTGGTGTGATTTTG TATGCTATGTTGGCGGGGTACTTGCCCTTCGATGACGACCCAGCGAACCCAGATGGCGATAACATCAATCTTCTTTACAAATATATTGTATCCACCCCTCTCACATTCCCAGAATACGTCACACCACACGCTCGCGATTTATTGAGACGGATATTGGTTCCCGACCCTCGGAAACGTGCAGACCTGTTCGAGGTTGCCCGCCACAGCTGGCTCAGCGAGTTCTCGAACATTGTGTCTCATATCACAAGCAGTACGACTGACGTTGTGGATATTGCTAACACAACGATTCCGTCTG AAACCCAAAAAGACGCACCGCCTCTCGTCCGCAGTGCCTCAGTGCGCGAACCACCCAAGACACATCAGAACAATGCTCCTGCTGTTGGTGGTTTGAACCATCATGCTGGAGATGTTTCTCAAGATCCGCCGTCCGAAAAGTCCAGGACCCCCCGTGATGCTAAGCGGAGAACGGTACAAGTAGAATATGTTCCTCCTCTATCACAGACAACACGAGGAGAACCTCCGGTAGAACCGTCTACATCACGCAGCCGAGCCCCGGCCCCAACCCAGGCCCAAATTGCGGCTTCCGTGCAGCAATTGACAGAGCCCGCACAACAGCATGCAGATGCATCGGCACTCAACTTCAACAAGTCACTTCCAGGATACTTCCCGCGCTCGACCTCAGACAATGCAACACTTTCTGGGTCACACACAACTGCGATGTCTCAAGGGCCTCGGCCAGCCACCGGTGCATCTATGAGCTCCCTTGGAAACACTGGTCGTCTGCCTTCTCGCGGCTCTTATGGACAGCCGGTGGCTCCCACTGTTACCGCAACTAACACAGAAGGCCGCTTAGCACAGCCCAAGAGCAAACAATTTGCCCTTGCACAGGATCCTACGCAGGCATCGAGCACATCTATCGGTCGTCCAAGCACCCAGATCCAGCAATTGCCTTCAACCTTCAACGTTACACCTCGACAAGAGCCGCCAAAGGGCCACAAGAGGTCCAATACTGTCTCTAGCCTAGGCGAGAAGCTTTTCGGTCGTTCTGGTTCATTATTGGGTGGCCGTTCGCAGTCTAATGCTACTCGTACAAAGCAGGACAAGCGTTACCCCCCTGTCAGCATGAAGGAGCCTCAACTGAAAGACAACTCTAGAATGTCCATGGATTCCCGCCGCTCGGTGCATTACCCCCACAATCGCAAAACAAGCGAGAATGGCGCAGAAAACCGACCTCGTCGATTCTCACTACTCCCACAATCCTTCTCCTTCCGAGGTTTCTCTAATGCCCGGGCTCAGACTCCCGAAGAAACCTCGCAGGTCCCTCGTTCCGTAGACCCCCGTTCTCCGCAACGCCCCGCCACGGACCCTTCGGGTCCAGCGCAGGGTCGTTCTCGGGCGACAAGCTATGGCACGCAAGATGCCATGGGAATTGTTGATGAGGGACCTGGTGATGATGTTCACACCGAACCCGAACCTCTTAGCTACGAGGCTCAAATCGATCGACAGTTTGCAGACCTAGGATCTCAATTTGATCACCAGAGTGGTTCCTTTGGAGTTCCCTCGGCTGAGCAAGTCTACCAAAACCCTGCAGACCATTCTGGTCACCAAAACCAGTTGTCCAAGTCAAACTACTACGATGACTACAACGGCCCATATGAGAACGTGCCCAAGCAGTCGATGCAGGTTGGTCGATTAGGGCGTGGGCCTGGTGTTTTGCACAAAACCCACCGCAAGTTTGCCGATGCCTATGAAAATGAGCGCGATGGTTCTCACCATTCCGGCAGTTCTGGGGCAGCACGCAAAGTTATGGACTTCTTCCGAAGACGTGCCAAGTCCCGTATCGGTGATGACCGTTGA
- a CDS encoding Senescence/spartin-associated: MASAANDPRLLYSVNNIRAFHIQDGEEQDLTPSGPQTLSLLMVPTNTATAGPGTDWPEDSLEEDFYLHLYLPPELDIAIPATTQIFHQPPDSYLIPRWDMGPEAGAFIRIQFPSTGAGLNNVTQDDIDTFESILAQCTAFLERTPPPKAQDYTAYNPADYAPGEGYVGTQNAKKADAHGKIVLVDEENGSVVGELGDGYNVVEDADVKPGSKRPVGIELPAEGRGNQVSVSNISEEYLALSRHPAYKNSTLVQTSATASRLLVTGSTYLASAIASGAENFQKKTQPNIKPLKFSDATHARIRKVGTFSNGAADISARTVGQVGRVAQNIGATLARKQESGRNKGIDRRNPPPDYKPGVLNKSMIAFSTLADGIEQSARNMLFSGAGAASSMIEHRYGNEAGSIATNLTGGIKNVGLVYIDVTGVSRRALLKSVAKGMVVGRMRDGQQVVVGSGDGGQVPANAVESAPGPSGLGIRDTVVRHASPNPTPPPAYGASGTTSLNASSLSGGLRDEACIIYRPDRILSTNISPTVVHDSARTIGQKLSSGQVTQRRESTVECRFYRQFDLNTGSCRQIKFEEVPLNKYPTLIG, encoded by the exons ATGGCGAGCGCCGCGAACGATCCCCGACTGCTTTACAGCGTCAATAACATCCGTGCTTTCCATATCCAAGATGGCGAGGAGCAAGACCTCACGCCGTCCGGCCCTCAAACCCTTTCACTGCTGATGGTCCCCACCAACACTGCCACTGCTGGTCCAGGGACGGATTGGCCCGAAGATTCACTGGAAGAGGATTTCTATCTTCACCTGTACCTCCCACCTGAGCTCGATATCGCGATACCCGCGACCACACAGATATTTCACCAACCCCCCGACAGTTATCTAATCCCCCGCTGGGACATGGGTCCTGAAGCTGGAGCTTTCATTCGCATCCAGTTCCCTAGCACTGGCGCAGGCCTCAACAATGTGACTCAGGACGATATCGATACCTTTGAATCCATCCTTGCGCAGTGCACTGCATTCCTTGAGCGCACACCGCCCCCGAAGGCTCAAGACTATACTGCCTATAACCCGGCCGACTATGCACCTGGCGAGGGTTATGTTGGGACCCAGAATGCAAAGAAAGCAGATGCGCATGGGAAAATTGTACTCGTGGACGAAGAAAATGGCAGTGTGGTTGGAGAGCTAGGAGATGGCTACAACGTAGTTGAGGATGCCGACGTGAAGCCTGGTTCTAAAA GACCGGTAGGGATTGAACTACCTGCAGAAGGTAGAGGTAACCAAGTCAGTGTCAGCAATATCTCCGAGGAATACCTGGCTTTGTCTCGGCACCCGGCGTATAAGAACTCGACACTCGTTCAGACTTCAGCTACAGCGTCTCGTCTGCTTGTAACTGGATCGACATATCTGGCAAGTGCCATCGCGAGCGGCGCGGAGAATTTTCAAAAGAAGACGCAGCCGAATATCAAGCCTCTAAAATTCTCAGACGCTACCCACGCGCGCATCCGCAAGGTAGGTACTTTCTCCAACGGAGCAGCGGATATCTCAGCTCGCACAGTCGGACAGGTCGGAAGGGTTGCACAGAACATAGGTGCAACACTAGCGCGCAAGCAAGAATCTGGCCGGAACAAAGGCATCGACAGGCGCAACCCACCACCAGATTATAAGCCCGGTGTCCTGAATAAATCAATGATCGCATTCTCAACCCTGGCCGACGGCATCGAGCAGAGCGCCCGAAACATGCTCTTCTccggtgccggtgccgccaGCTCCATGATCGAACACCGCTACGGCAACGAGGCAGGCTCCATCGCAACCAACTTAACGGGCGGAATCAAGAACGTTGGATTGGTTTACATCGACGTCACGGGTGTCAGTCGCCGCGCACTTTTGAAGTCCGTCGCCAAGGGAATGGTCGTTGGAAGAATGCGCGACGGTCAACAGGTTGTCGTCGGCAGTGGTGACGGCGGCCAAGTTCCAGCTAACGCTGTGGAGTCTGCTCCAGGCCCTTCTGGCTTGGGCATCAGGGACACCGTTGTGCGGCATGCGTCACCCAACCCCACACCACCTCCTGCATATGGTGCGTCGGGGACAACTTCTCTCAACGCGTCGTCTCTGTCAGGAG GCTTGAGGGATGAGGCTTGTATAATC TATCGTCCCGACCGCATCTTATCCACAAACATATCACCAACTGTAGTTCATGATTCTGCAAGAACCATAGGACAGAAATTGAGTTCTGGCCAAGTGACACAGCGCCGGGAGAGTACAGTAGAATGTCGTTTCTATCGGCAATTTGATTTGAATACGGGGTCTTGTCGGCAGATTAAATTCGAGGAG GTACCGCTGAACAAATATCCAACATTGATTGGGTAG
- a CDS encoding Ser/Thr protein phosphatase superfamily, translating to MGSFIFLDQTRYDLSPNVTILGCTLFSRVSEADKEHVSYGLNDFYHIKDWTVDNHTAAHEADLRWLNGQVSHIAASEPHRKIVVFTHHGPVTQDPRALDPRHVNSSLSSGFASDLSGQEIWKSPLVKLWAFGHTHFNFSYIEAGTEKMVVSNQRGYYFSQAHGFDGELVVEV from the coding sequence ATGGGTTCTTTTATCTTCTTAGATCAGACTCGCTATGATCTCTCGCCAAATGTGACTATCCTGGGGTGCACACTCTTCTCACGGGTGAGCGAGGCTGATAAGGAGCACGTCAGCTATGGTCTCAATGACTTTTACCACATTAAAGACTGGACGGTTGATAATCACACAGCTGCTCACGAAGCAGACTTGCGGTGGTTAAACGGACAGGTTTCTCATATCGCTGCCTCTGAGCCTCATCGTAAGATTGTGGTTTTTACGCATCATGGCCCAGTCACTCAGGATCCGCGGGCTCTTGATCCAAGGCATGTGAATAGCTCGCTGTCATCGGGCTTTGCCAGCGATCTCTCCGGGCAGGAGATATGGAAGAGTCCACTTGTAAAGTTATGGGCATTTGGGCATACCCACTTTAATTTCAGTTATATTGAAGCGGGTACCGAGAAGATGGTGGTCAGCAACCAGCGCGGCTATTACTTTTCTCAGGCACATGGATTTGATGGAGAGCTCGTAGTTGAAGTCTGA
- a CDS encoding Malate/L-lactate dehydrogenase, whose product MPNKPNQLQQMHNINPTDLQNFVKQILIANNTSPTHAETVSKCLISADLRGVDTHGSNRIPSYMERIRQKVLDPSAIPTIRQVTPAVAQVNAHNGFGFVAAHEGMKLAISMAQTFGIGMVSVKHSNHFGMSAWLVQQALEADMMSLVFTNSSPALPVWGGKEKLMGVSPIACGAPAGNGRPFILDMAPSIAARGKIYKALRRGEKIPTDWALDKDGASTNDPAEALRGVMLPMGGPKGSALSVMMDVFSGVLSGSAFAGHVTNPYDPSKPADVGHFLVAIKPDLFMTIEEFKGRMDYLYQRIVDSEKMAGVDRIYFPGEIEMMTEEKRLVEGIPFSAAEIDSLNKEADLVKVKHLKV is encoded by the coding sequence ATGCCAAACAAACCCAACCAACTCCAACAAATGCACAACATCAATCCCACAGACCTCCAAAACTTCGTCAAGCAAATCCTCATTGCAAACAACACATCACCAACCCACGCTGAAACTGTCTCCAAATGCCTCATATCAGCTGATCTCCGTGGTGTAGATACACACGGTAGCAACCGAATCCCCTCATATATGGAACGGATCCGACAAAAAGTTCTTGACCCAAGCGCCATCCCAACAATTCGGCAAGTGACACCAGCGGTGGCGCAAGTCAACGCACACAACGGGTTCGGTTTTGTAGCTGCACACGAGGGAATGAAGCTCGCCATCTCGATGGCCCAGACCTTTGGCATCGGGATGGTCTCCGTTAAGCACTCGAATCATTTCGGCATGTCCGCGTGGCTGGTGCAGCAGGCACTGGAGGCGGATATGATGTCTCTTGTGTTTACGAATAGTTCACCCGCACTGCCCGTCTGGGGTGGGAAGGAGAAGCTCATGGGTGTGTCGCCGATTGCATGTGGAGCGCCGGCTGGGAATGGAAGGCCGTTTATTTTGGACATGGCTCCTTCCATTGCTGCCCGCGGGAAGATTTACAAGGCGCTTCGTCGCGGAGAGAAGATCCCTACGGATTGGGCGTTGGATAAGGATGGGGCAAGTACAAATGATCCTGCCGAGGCTTTGCGGGGGGTTATGCTGCCTATGGGTGGGCCGAAGGGCTCTGCGTTGTCTGTTATGATGGATGTTTTCTCCGGTGTGCTTTCTGGGTCTGCGTTTGCTGGACACGTTACCAACCCGTATGATCCGTCGAAGCCAGCTGATGTGGGGCATTTTTTGGTGGCCATTAAGCCGGACTTGTTTATGACTATCGAAGAGTTCAAGGGGAGGATGGATTATCTTTACCAGAGAATTGTTGACTCGGAGAAGATGGCTGGTGTGGATCGAATTTATTTCCCTGGTGAGATCGAGATGATGACCGAGGAGAAACGGTTGGTAGAGGGAATTCCTTTTTCCGCCGCTGAGATTGACAGCTTGAACAAGGAGGCTGACCTCGTCAAGGTCAAGCATTTAAAGGTTTAA
- a CDS encoding Short-chain dehydrogenase/reductase SDR produces MGTVIITGATGSLALEAVQQLLWLHPSLTIVGTVRNAKKSPKSAQLLRLEEIAQRYCSGRFLIKSVDLNSIWEVRAFSNEIASLVESSELPPISAIICNAFTWSLDGQQFSKDQLESTFQVNQLSHFLLVLKLLRSMDPEGGRVVMLSSEVHDPEHSNALSKLGATLPSKDGLGALVYPGADEVGTEHDMGWQRYANSKLANVMFMQSLNQRLEQNPELSKITVTAMDPGGLVNSRAHLAQRSTTRVLFRLLALLLPVLKLFTYRLRSNLDSARDVLALALAPEYASLRGYFNGRNPQPPARVTEDEAKREAMWEACWNWVDVKEGETCVPKRLS; encoded by the exons ATGGGCACAGTCATTATCACAGGTGCAACTGGCTCCCTCGCGCTTGAAGCAGTGCAACAACTTCTATGGTTGCATCCCTCGTTGACCATTGTTGGCACTGTCCGAAATGCGAAGAAATCCCCCAAAAGTGCTCAGTTACTTCGACTGGAAGAGATTGCACAGCGATATTGTTCCGGGAGGTTCCTGATCAAAAGTGTCGATTTGAATTCTATTTGGGAGGTACGAGCTTTCTCAAACGAAATTGCTAGCCTCGTGGAATCTAGCGAGCTTCCACCCATTTCCGCCATCATTTGCAATGCGTTCACATGGTCACTAGATGGTCAGCAATTTTCCAAGGATCAGTTAGAATCTACATTCCAAGTCAATCAGCTGTCGCACTTTTTACTGGTGCTCAAACTTCTGCGGAGCATGGATCCCGAGGGGGGTCGAGTGGTCATGCTTAGCTCGGAAGTTCACGATCCTGAACACTCTAACGCTCTTTCCAAACTTGGTGCAACCCTTCCCTCTAAAGATGGCCTTGGTGCATTGGTCTATCCTGGCGCAGATGAGGTTGGAACAGAACATGACATGGGCTGGCAACGATACGCAAACAGCAAGCTAGCCAATGTGATGTTTATGCAGAGTTTGAACCAAAGACTGGAACAG AATCCAGAACTGAGCAAGATCACCGTGACTGCTATGGACCCAGGCGGTCTTGTGAACTCCCGGGCCCATCTCGCCCAGCGTTCAACTACTCGCGTTTTGTTTAGGCTCCTTGCGCTTTTGCTTCCAGTGCTTAAGCTTTTTACCTACCGACTTCGATCAAATTTAGACTCGGCCCGAGATGTCCTAGCACTGGCTTTGGCCCCTGAGTACGCATCATTGAGGGGCTATTTCAACGGAAGAAACCCTCAACCCCCTGCCCGTGTGACTGAAGACGAGGCAAAACGCGAGGCTATGTGGGAGGCTTGTTGGAATTGGGTTGATGTGAAAGAAGGCGAGACATGTGTTCCTAAGAGACTTTCCTGA